Part of the Clostridia bacterium genome is shown below.
GAGTTTCCTTCATAATAATGTACTCTACCCTGTAAAATATAACAAGGAGTTTTATCAAAATACCCGGCTATAAGTTTTCCTTTATGGTCGTTTACAGTAGGCGTAGGAAAATCAGGTATATCCTTATAATTAATTTCGGCCTTTTTTTCAAAATATTTGTCTGCAATATCATTAAGGCCCGAACCAAGCACTATTGCAGTATTGGCAGTAAAATCAATATGTTTTTTTAAAAACTTCAATGAATGCAAATAATCACTCATTTGTCTAATCCTTTGGTCGTATTAATTATATAAAGTTATTATATCATATATGTTTTCTTTTCATATACCAATATTTACAACTTAATATTATATTGTTTGACAATATAAAGATTTAAAGTTAAACTATATAAAAAGGAGTAGGTTTGTGAATTTGAATAATATTCTTTCTATTGATTTTAAAGAAATTGGATATTTTTCCTTTCAGCATCTTGTTACACTTTTTCTTTTGTTTGCAGTTATTGTTGTCATGCTATGTATAAGCAACAGGTTTTTCCCAAAATCTACACTGTTGCAAATAAGAATATTATGTATAATTGCATGGATAGCAGAAGCAACTAAGATTTTGGTTACCTATGCGATCGGAGATCTTTCATGGAAAAATGGACTTCCGATTTATTTTTGCAGTTTGTTTTTGTATTCTTCAATATTTGCAGGATTTTCAAAAAAGCCTGCCCTCAAACTTATAGGTAATTCTAGCTTGATGAGCGGAGTAGTTGCTGGATTTTTTGGAATGCTCTATTCTCCCGCGTTGAAATATTATCCTGTTTATCACTTTTTGGGGATACATACCCTTGTATTCCATGCAGTAATGATTTATTGCGGATTGTTGGTATTGACAACAGAACATTATATTCCAAAGATAAAGGATATTCTTTATTCTACTATTTTGTTATTGTCATTAACGGTAGCTGCAATCATAGCCAATAAAGCTTTTGATGCCAATTATATGTTTATAGAAGTGCCTTTGGCTGGTGCTCCGACTTATATCATAGTTCAGATTTTTGGCGAATTACTATACTCTCCCGTAGTGGTACTTGGTCAATTATTCTTGCCGTTCTTAATAATGTTTGGACTTTATAAATTAGTAACTAATTTTCAAAGAAAACGCACTTCACAAAAAGCTCACGCTGAAAATGTCTAATAAAATTTCTTGATATTATAAAAAAACACCGCCTCTAAACAGGCGGTGTTTTTAATGTTTTGCCAATAGTTAATTAAAAATCATCATCTTTTTGTATCTTAGCATCAAAAACCTGACCGCAATCTGTACACAGATACAAGTCATCTTCATATGAGGTTAACACTACTTCGGATGAGCCGCAATTAGGACAAATAATATCCTTATTTTCAATTATGTCATCATAATCCTGTTCTATTCCCATAAACGCTCCTCCTTTTCTTAATTATACCATATTTCGATAGATTATAAAATACCAAATAAAAAAGACTGTCCCTAAATAAAAAGGGACAGTCTTAAAATTAATTATCTAATTATTCAGCAACTTCTGTTTGAACAGGTGCAGCTACTTCCATAAGGCTTTTGCCTTCACTGTCAAACAATTCAAAGTTTTCTGACTTAACACCAAGTTTAACCTTAGCGCCAACAGGAACATTAAAGTCAGGTGAAACTCTTGCAAAGAATGCTTCGCCAGAGCCTTCTAACTGTACCAAAACAATTGCTTCTGTTCCTGTATTGTCAACTGCGCGTACAACACCTTTGAATACGTTTTTAGCTGCTGCAACTTGCGCCTTGTTGAATACTACATTCTTAGGATTAATCTTAACAGCAACCTTAGTACCTACAGCGTTTTGTGCAACCTTAACA
Proteins encoded:
- a CDS encoding purine-nucleoside phosphorylase, giving the protein MSDYLHSLKFLKKHIDFTANTAIVLGSGLNDIADKYFEKKAEINYKDIPDFPTPTVNDHKGKLIAGYFDKTPCYILQGRVHYYEGNSTQKAVIPIRLMHLMGVKNIILTNASGGITFTPGEIMLIKDHILFNVPSPLIGKNDDSFGIRFPDMTYMYDA
- a CDS encoding YwaF family protein; this translates as MNLNNILSIDFKEIGYFSFQHLVTLFLLFAVIVVMLCISNRFFPKSTLLQIRILCIIAWIAEATKILVTYAIGDLSWKNGLPIYFCSLFLYSSIFAGFSKKPALKLIGNSSLMSGVVAGFFGMLYSPALKYYPVYHFLGIHTLVFHAVMIYCGLLVLTTEHYIPKIKDILYSTILLLSLTVAAIIANKAFDANYMFIEVPLAGAPTYIIVQIFGELLYSPVVVLGQLFLPFLIMFGLYKLVTNFQRKRTSQKAHAENV
- a CDS encoding TFIIB-type zinc ribbon-containing protein; the encoded protein is MGIEQDYDDIIENKDIICPNCGSSEVVLTSYEDDLYLCTDCGQVFDAKIQKDDDF
- a CDS encoding TOBE domain-containing protein, whose amino-acid sequence is MEAEVDFVEDAEVYKNVYLKIDGKKDLFAVRTAPDVAISGKSKVKLAVKVDEIVFFDPATGARASSSLEVPVYNEFEGEVGAVTKGNTIYTVTVAGKKVVYPEYVKVAQNAVGTKVAVKINPKNVVFNKAQVAAAKNVFKGVVRAVDNTGTEAIVLVQLEGSGEAFFARVSPDFNVPVGAKVKLGVKSENFELFDSEGKSLMEVAAPVQTEVAE